The Arachis hypogaea cultivar Tifrunner chromosome 16, arahy.Tifrunner.gnm2.J5K5, whole genome shotgun sequence genome contains a region encoding:
- the LOC112754848 gene encoding purine permease 21 isoform X2: MQPQELQQLPIVVSNGANKETNTLEDDNNVPTQMNQSSAMMIERKIYHRWLKIAVYAAFVLLGQSAATLLGRLYYEKGYGLVLSLQQLAFKKVLKGETFKVVMDVIIYQSIVATIATLIGLFASGEWKGLNEEMRGYEMGEVSYVLNLTFTAIIWQLFSIGCVGLIFEVSSLFSNSISVLGVPIVPLLAVIVFKDKMHGIKAISMVLALWGFISYVYQHYVDERNYNSQNSSNGHDAKASPSPLEEKANR, from the exons ATGCAACCTCAAGAGCTGCAGCAGCTTCCAATTGTGG tATCTAATGGAGCTAATAAGGAAACAAATACATTGGAAGATGACAATAATGTTCCAACTCAAATGAACCAATCATCGGCTATGATGATCGAGAGGAAAATATACCATCGTTGGTTAAAAATAGCAGTGTATGCAGCATTTGTGTTGTTAGGCCAATCAGCAGCAACACTCCTAGGAAGATTGTACTATGAAAAAG GTTATGGACTAGTCCTTTCCCTTCAACAATTGGCTTTCAAGAAGGTTCTAAAAGGTGAAACTTTCAAAGTGGTGATGGACGTGATAATATACCAATCAATTGTAGCTACAATTGCTACTCTAATTGGACTTTTTGCTAGTGGAGAATGGAAAGGtttgaatgaagagatgagaGGGTATGAAATGGGAGAAGTATCCTATGTGTTGAATTTGACCTTCACAGCTATAATTTGGCAACTTTTTAGTATCGGTTGTGTAGGGTTGATATTTGAGGTGTCTTCACTCTTTTCTAATTCTATAAGTGTTTTGGGTGTGCCCATTGTTCCACTTTTGGCTGTGATAGTGTTTAAGGACAAAATGCATGGGATTAAGGCTATTTCTATGGTGCTGGCTTTGTGGGGCTTTATATCTTATGTGTATCAACACTATGTGGATGAAAGAAACTACAATTCTCAAAACAGTAGCAATGGCCATGATGCAAAAGCTAGTCCTTCACCTTTAGAAGAGAAGGCCAATAGATAG
- the LOC112754850 gene encoding uncharacterized protein — MEDSVEVSLNEAKEEKNMIELDVKNESKEEEKEKDLEDKCGEGEEKKKKEKDKKKKKKDDENGADDDGDEEKKEKKKKEKKDKVKDDEGEDGNEKKKEKKDKDKKKEKKKDDGNEEADNDDKKKKKDKKEKEKDKKKEKKEDNEEEEVDNDKKKKKDKEKEKDKKKKRR, encoded by the coding sequence ATGGAAGATTCCGTCGAAGTAAGTCTAAATgaagcaaaagaagagaagaatatgATTGAATTGGACGTGAAGAATGAATcaaaggaagaagagaaagaaaaggattTAGAAGATAAATGTGGGGAAGgcgaggagaagaaaaagaaggagaaggataaaaagaaaaagaaaaaggatgatGAAAATGGTgcagatgatgatggtgatgaggagaaaaaggagaagaagaaaaaggaaaagaaggacAAGGTAAAAGATGATGAAGGTGAGGATGgtaatgagaagaaaaaggaaaagaaggacaaggataagaaaaaggaaaagaaaaaggacGATGGCAATGAAGAAGCAGATAATgatgataaaaagaagaaaaaggacaagaaggagaaagagaaggataagaagaaagaaaagaaggaagataatgaagaagaagaagtggataatgataaaaagaagaaaaaagacaaggagaaagagaaggataagaaaaagaaaagaaggtag
- the LOC112754848 gene encoding purine permease 21 isoform X1: protein MQPQELQQLPIVVSNGANKETNTLEDDNNVPTQMNQSSAMMIERKIYHRWLKIAVYAAFVLLGQSAATLLGRLYYEKGGKSKWMGTLVQIAGFPILLPYYYFFNQSSPPKNKDITIIDPNKPSLSMLSFVYVSLGLIVALNCYLYSIGLWYLPVSTLSLICSSQLAFNAFFSYFLNSLKFTPYIINSLVLLTISSVVLVFEPSDDGTSDSSTKASKKKYIIGFICTIASSAGYGLVLSLQQLAFKKVLKGETFKVVMDVIIYQSIVATIATLIGLFASGEWKGLNEEMRGYEMGEVSYVLNLTFTAIIWQLFSIGCVGLIFEVSSLFSNSISVLGVPIVPLLAVIVFKDKMHGIKAISMVLALWGFISYVYQHYVDERNYNSQNSSNGHDAKASPSPLEEKANR, encoded by the exons ATGCAACCTCAAGAGCTGCAGCAGCTTCCAATTGTGG tATCTAATGGAGCTAATAAGGAAACAAATACATTGGAAGATGACAATAATGTTCCAACTCAAATGAACCAATCATCGGCTATGATGATCGAGAGGAAAATATACCATCGTTGGTTAAAAATAGCAGTGTATGCAGCATTTGTGTTGTTAGGCCAATCAGCAGCAACACTCCTAGGAAGATTGTACTATGAAAAAGGTGGTAAGAGCAAATGGATGGGAACACTTGTCCAAATTGCTGGATTCCCAATCCTCttaccttattattattttttcaatcaatcatcaccacccaaaaataaagatataacAATTATTGATCCAAATAAACCATCACTTTCAATGTTGTCATTTGTGTATGTCTCTTTGGGTCTAATTGTTGCTTTGAATTGTTACTTATACTCAATTGGGTTATGGTACCTCCCTGTCTCCACACTCTCCCTAATTTGTTCATCCCAATTGGCCTTCAATGCTTTCTTCTCTTACTTTCTCAATTCACTCAAATTCACACCTTATATTATCAATTCCTTAGTACTTCTCACAATTTCATCAGTAGTTCTTGTATTTGAACCAAGTGATGATGGCACATCAGACtcatcaacaaaagcctcaaagaAAAAGTACATTATTGGGTTCATCTGCACAATTGCTTCTTCTGCAGGTTATGGACTAGTCCTTTCCCTTCAACAATTGGCTTTCAAGAAGGTTCTAAAAGGTGAAACTTTCAAAGTGGTGATGGACGTGATAATATACCAATCAATTGTAGCTACAATTGCTACTCTAATTGGACTTTTTGCTAGTGGAGAATGGAAAGGtttgaatgaagagatgagaGGGTATGAAATGGGAGAAGTATCCTATGTGTTGAATTTGACCTTCACAGCTATAATTTGGCAACTTTTTAGTATCGGTTGTGTAGGGTTGATATTTGAGGTGTCTTCACTCTTTTCTAATTCTATAAGTGTTTTGGGTGTGCCCATTGTTCCACTTTTGGCTGTGATAGTGTTTAAGGACAAAATGCATGGGATTAAGGCTATTTCTATGGTGCTGGCTTTGTGGGGCTTTATATCTTATGTGTATCAACACTATGTGGATGAAAGAAACTACAATTCTCAAAACAGTAGCAATGGCCATGATGCAAAAGCTAGTCCTTCACCTTTAGAAGAGAAGGCCAATAGATAG